The following proteins come from a genomic window of Microbacterium sp. SY138:
- the rplC gene encoding 50S ribosomal protein L3, with protein sequence MADINSKVSKGMLGTKLGMTQVWNESGKLVPVTVIELAPNVVTQVRTPEKDGYNAVQIAYGQIDPRKVNKPLSAHFEAAGVTPRRHVTEIRTADAGDYNLGQELTVDGTFEAGQLVDVVGTSKGKGFAGVMKRHNFKGVSASHGSHRNHRKPGSIGASSTPSRVFKGMRMAGRMGGERVTVLNLTVHSIDIEKGLMLVKGAVPGARGRIVYVRNAVKGA encoded by the coding sequence ATGGCTGACATCAACTCCAAGGTTTCCAAGGGCATGCTGGGCACGAAGCTCGGCATGACCCAGGTGTGGAACGAGAGCGGCAAGCTCGTTCCCGTCACCGTCATCGAGCTGGCACCCAACGTGGTCACCCAGGTCCGCACGCCCGAGAAGGACGGCTACAACGCCGTGCAGATCGCGTACGGCCAGATCGACCCCCGCAAGGTCAACAAGCCGCTCTCCGCTCACTTCGAGGCAGCCGGCGTCACGCCGCGTCGTCACGTCACCGAGATCCGCACCGCGGACGCCGGCGACTACAACCTGGGCCAGGAGCTCACGGTCGACGGCACCTTCGAAGCGGGCCAGCTCGTCGACGTCGTCGGCACGAGCAAGGGCAAGGGCTTCGCCGGTGTCATGAAGCGTCACAACTTCAAGGGCGTCTCGGCTTCGCACGGTTCGCACCGCAACCACCGCAAGCCCGGCTCGATCGGCGCATCGTCGACCCCGAGCCGCGTCTTCAAGGGCATGCGCATGGCCGGCCGTATGGGTGGCGAGCGCGTGACCGTCCTCAACCTCACGGTGCACTCCATCGACATCGAGAAGGGACTCATGCTCGTCAAGGGCGCCGTCCCCGGTGCTCGTGGCCGCATCGTCTATGTCCGCAACGCAGTGAAGGGTGCCTGA
- the rpsS gene encoding 30S ribosomal protein S19: MPRSLKKGPFVDDHLLRKVVVQNEAGTKNVIKTWSRRSMIIPAMLGHTIAVHDGRKHIPVFVSETMVGHKLGEFAPTRTFRGHEKDDKKGRRR, encoded by the coding sequence ATGCCTCGCAGTCTTAAGAAGGGCCCCTTCGTCGACGATCACCTGCTTCGCAAGGTGGTCGTGCAGAACGAAGCCGGCACCAAGAACGTCATCAAGACCTGGTCCCGTCGGTCCATGATCATCCCGGCCATGCTGGGTCACACGATCGCGGTCCACGACGGACGCAAGCACATCCCTGTGTTCGTGTCCGAGACCATGGTCGGTCACAAGTTGGGCGAGTTCGCGCCCACCCGCACCTTCCGCGGCCACGAGAAGGACGACAAGAAGGGGCGGCGCCGCTAA
- the rplD gene encoding 50S ribosomal protein L4, with protein MADSTLALDVLKADGKKAGSIELPAALFDAKTNIPLIHQVVVAQLAAARQGTHSTKRRGEVSGAGRKPFKQKGTGNARQGSIRAPHMTGGGIVHGPKPRDYSQRTPKKMIAAALLGALSDRFRGDRIHAIESFGIDGTPSTKTAVNFLTNVVSSKNVLVVIERNDDVTLKSIRNLSNLHVLTFDQLNAYDVLVSDDIVFTQAALEGFIASKSGANQEVSA; from the coding sequence ATGGCTGACTCCACTCTCGCGCTCGACGTCCTCAAGGCAGACGGCAAGAAGGCAGGCTCGATCGAGCTTCCCGCCGCGCTGTTCGACGCCAAGACGAACATCCCGCTCATCCACCAGGTCGTCGTCGCGCAGCTCGCGGCGGCTCGCCAGGGCACGCACTCGACCAAGCGTCGTGGCGAGGTCTCGGGTGCCGGTCGCAAGCCCTTCAAGCAGAAGGGCACGGGTAACGCCCGTCAGGGTTCCATCCGCGCGCCGCACATGACCGGTGGTGGCATCGTGCACGGCCCCAAGCCGCGCGACTACTCGCAGCGCACCCCCAAGAAGATGATCGCCGCCGCCCTCCTGGGCGCGCTCAGCGACCGCTTCCGCGGTGACCGCATCCACGCCATCGAGTCCTTCGGGATCGACGGAACGCCTTCGACCAAGACCGCGGTGAACTTCCTCACCAACGTCGTCTCGTCGAAGAACGTGCTCGTCGTGATCGAGCGCAACGACGACGTGACGCTGAAGAGCATCCGCAACCTGTCGAACCTGCACGTGCTGACGTTCGACCAGCTCAACGCATACGACGTGCTCGTCTCCGACGACATCGTCTTCACCCAGGCCGCGCTCGAGGGCTTCATCGCCTCCAAGTCCGGCGCCAACCAGGAGGTCTCCGCATGA
- the rpsG gene encoding 30S ribosomal protein S7, whose amino-acid sequence MPRKGPAPKRPVVNDPVYGAPIVTSLVNKILVDGKKSLAESIVYGALRGVEAKNGQDAVATLKKALDNVRPTLEVRSRRVGGSTYQVPVEVKPHRANTLALRWLVSYAKGRREKTMTERLQNEILDASNGLGAAVKRREDTHKMAESNRAFAHYRW is encoded by the coding sequence ATGCCTCGTAAGGGACCCGCCCCGAAGCGCCCCGTCGTCAACGACCCGGTATACGGCGCACCCATCGTCACCTCGCTGGTGAACAAGATCCTCGTCGACGGCAAGAAGTCGCTGGCCGAGTCGATCGTCTACGGCGCCCTCCGCGGCGTCGAGGCGAAGAACGGTCAGGACGCCGTCGCCACGCTGAAGAAGGCGCTCGACAACGTGCGCCCGACCCTCGAGGTCCGCAGCCGCCGCGTCGGTGGCTCGACCTACCAGGTGCCGGTCGAGGTCAAGCCTCACCGCGCCAACACGCTCGCTCTGCGCTGGCTCGTGAGCTACGCAAAGGGCCGTCGTGAGAAGACGATGACCGAGCGTCTGCAGAACGAGATCCTCGACGCATCCAACGGCCTGGGTGCCGCGGTCAAGCGCCGCGAGGACACGCACAAGATGGCCGAGTCGAACCGCGCGTTCGCTCACTACCGCTGGTAA
- the rpsJ gene encoding 30S ribosomal protein S10, producing MAGQKIRIRLKSYDHEVIDTSARKIVDTVTRAGATVVGPVPLPTEKNVVCVIRSPHKYKDSREHFEMRTHKRLIDIVDPTPKAVDSLMRLDLPADVNIEIKL from the coding sequence ATGGCGGGACAGAAGATCCGCATTCGCCTGAAGTCGTATGACCACGAGGTCATCGACACGTCCGCACGCAAGATCGTCGACACCGTGACCCGTGCGGGCGCAACCGTCGTCGGCCCCGTGCCCCTTCCGACCGAGAAGAACGTCGTGTGCGTCATCCGGTCGCCGCACAAGTACAAGGACAGCCGCGAGCACTTCGAGATGCGCACCCACAAGCGTCTGATCGACATCGTCGACCCGACGCCCAAGGCCGTCGACTCGCTGATGCGTCTCGACCTGCCGGCCGATGTCAACATCGAGATCAAGCTCTGA
- a CDS encoding sugar ABC transporter permease translates to MSTHSPTAGRSAATRSTDDLQSLAPRRRSFGAWFADTGWRHLVAIVVSAFALFPLLYVVSASLNPKGTLTGSNQLFSAIGIDSYVRILSDPQNPYGTWFLNTLLIAVVTGAVTVFIGACAAYAFSRMRFAGRRVGLVTIVVVQMFPQLLAVVAIFLLMSTLGDWFPAIGLNTHTGLILVYLGGALGVNTYLMYGFFNTIPKEIDEAARIDGAGHARIFFTIILRLVAPILAVVGLLSFIGTVNEYVIASVMLVDVDQQTLVVGLTKLVANPRYADWSAFSAGAVMAAIPVMILFLFLQKYIVGGLTAGATKG, encoded by the coding sequence ATGAGCACCCACAGCCCCACCGCCGGGCGGTCCGCCGCCACTCGCTCGACCGACGACCTGCAGAGCCTCGCTCCGCGGCGCCGCAGCTTCGGCGCGTGGTTCGCCGACACCGGATGGCGACACCTCGTCGCGATCGTCGTGAGCGCCTTCGCCCTGTTCCCGCTGCTCTACGTCGTCTCCGCTTCGCTGAACCCGAAGGGGACGCTGACGGGCTCGAACCAGCTCTTCTCCGCGATCGGTATCGACAGCTACGTGCGCATCCTGAGCGACCCGCAGAACCCGTACGGCACCTGGTTCCTCAACACGCTGCTGATCGCCGTCGTCACCGGCGCGGTCACCGTCTTCATCGGCGCCTGCGCCGCATATGCCTTCTCGCGCATGCGGTTCGCCGGGCGACGGGTCGGTCTCGTCACGATCGTCGTCGTGCAGATGTTCCCGCAGCTGCTCGCCGTGGTCGCGATCTTCCTGCTCATGTCGACGCTGGGGGACTGGTTCCCCGCCATCGGTCTCAACACGCACACCGGGCTGATCCTGGTGTACCTCGGTGGAGCGCTCGGCGTGAACACCTACCTGATGTACGGCTTCTTCAACACCATTCCGAAGGAGATCGACGAGGCGGCCCGGATCGACGGCGCCGGTCATGCGCGCATCTTCTTCACGATCATCCTGCGTCTGGTCGCCCCCATCCTCGCAGTGGTCGGCCTGCTGTCGTTCATCGGCACCGTGAACGAGTACGTGATCGCGAGTGTCATGCTCGTCGACGTGGATCAGCAGACGCTGGTCGTCGGACTCACCAAGCTCGTCGCCAACCCGCGGTATGCAGACTGGTCCGCGTTCTCGGCCGGCGCCGTGATGGCCGCGATCCCGGTGATGATCCTGTTCCTCTTCCTGCAGAAGTACATCGTGGGCGGGCTGACGGCAGGCGCGACGAAGGGCTGA
- the tuf gene encoding elongation factor Tu — protein sequence MAKAKFERTKPHVNIGTIGHVDHGKTTLSAAISKVLADKYPSDTNVQRDFASIDSAPEERQRGITINISHIEYETPKRHYAHVDAPGHADYVKNMITGAAQMDGAILVVAATDGPMAQTREHVLLAKQVGVPYLLVALNKSDMVDDEEILELVELEVRELLAGQGFDEDAPVVRVSALKALEGDEKWTQAILDLMQAVDDSVPDPERDRDKPFLMPVEDVFTITGRGTVVTGRAERGTLAINSEVEIVGLRPTVKTTVTGIEMFHKQLDEAWAGENCGLLLRGTKREDVERGQVIVKPGSVTPHTDFEGTAYILSKDEGGRHNPFYTNYRPQFYFRTTDVTGVISLPEGTEMVMPGDTTDMTVELIQPIAMEEGLGFAIREGGRTVGAGTVTKIIK from the coding sequence GTGGCTAAGGCCAAGTTCGAGCGGACCAAGCCGCACGTCAACATCGGAACGATCGGTCACGTCGACCACGGCAAGACCACGCTCTCCGCAGCGATCTCGAAGGTGCTTGCTGACAAGTACCCGTCCGACACCAACGTGCAGCGTGACTTCGCTTCCATCGACTCGGCGCCGGAAGAGCGCCAGCGTGGTATCACCATCAACATCTCGCACATCGAGTACGAGACCCCGAAGCGCCACTACGCGCACGTTGACGCTCCCGGCCACGCCGACTACGTCAAGAACATGATCACCGGTGCGGCTCAGATGGACGGCGCGATCCTCGTGGTCGCCGCCACCGACGGCCCCATGGCTCAGACGCGTGAGCACGTGCTGCTCGCCAAGCAGGTCGGCGTTCCCTACCTGCTGGTCGCGCTGAACAAGTCCGACATGGTCGACGACGAGGAGATCCTGGAGCTCGTCGAGCTCGAGGTCCGCGAGCTGCTCGCCGGCCAGGGCTTCGACGAGGACGCTCCTGTCGTCCGCGTCTCCGCTCTCAAGGCCCTCGAGGGCGACGAGAAGTGGACCCAGGCGATCCTGGACCTGATGCAGGCTGTCGACGACAGCGTTCCGGACCCGGAGCGTGACCGTGACAAGCCGTTCCTGATGCCCGTCGAGGACGTCTTCACGATCACCGGTCGTGGAACCGTCGTCACGGGTCGCGCCGAGCGTGGCACGCTGGCCATCAACTCCGAGGTCGAGATCGTCGGACTCCGTCCGACCGTCAAGACCACGGTCACGGGTATCGAGATGTTCCACAAGCAGCTCGACGAGGCCTGGGCCGGCGAGAACTGTGGTCTGCTGCTCCGCGGCACCAAGCGTGAGGACGTCGAGCGCGGTCAGGTCATCGTCAAGCCGGGTTCGGTCACGCCGCACACCGACTTCGAGGGCACCGCGTACATCCTGTCCAAGGACGAGGGTGGCCGTCACAACCCGTTCTACACGAACTACCGCCCGCAGTTCTACTTCCGCACCACCGACGTCACCGGCGTCATCTCGCTTCCCGAGGGCACCGAGATGGTCATGCCCGGCGACACCACCGACATGACGGTCGAGCTGATCCAGCCGATCGCCATGGAGGAGGGCCTCGGCTTCGCCATCCGTGAGGGTGGACGCACCGTCGGCGCCGGTACGGTCACGAAGATCATCAAGTAA
- the rpsL gene encoding 30S ribosomal protein S12: MPTIQQLVRKGRSPKVTKTKAPALKSNPQQAGVCTRVYTTTPKKPNSAMRKVARVKLRNGTEVTAYIPGEGHNLQEHSLVLVRGGRVKDLPGVRYKIVRGALDTQAVKNRKQARSRYGAKKG, from the coding sequence GTGCCAACCATTCAGCAGTTGGTTCGCAAGGGTCGCTCGCCCAAGGTCACCAAGACCAAGGCGCCGGCGCTCAAGTCGAACCCGCAGCAGGCCGGGGTCTGCACCCGCGTCTACACCACCACCCCGAAGAAGCCGAACTCGGCGATGCGCAAGGTCGCTCGTGTGAAGCTCCGCAACGGCACCGAGGTCACCGCGTACATCCCCGGTGAGGGTCACAACCTGCAGGAGCACTCGCTCGTGCTCGTGCGTGGCGGTCGTGTCAAGGACCTCCCCGGTGTGCGTTACAAGATCGTCCGTGGCGCCCTGGACACCCAGGCAGTCAAGAACCGTAAGCAGGCTCGTTCCCGCTACGGCGCGAAGAAGGGTTGA
- the rplP gene encoding 50S ribosomal protein L16, producing MLIPRKVKFRKQHHPGRSGQATGGTKVSFGEYGIQALTPAYVTNRQIESARIAMTRHIKRGGKVWINIYPDRPLTKKPAETRMGSGKGSPEWWVANVKPGRVLFEVAGVDEELAREALTRAIHKLPLKARIIKREEGDA from the coding sequence ATGCTCATCCCCCGTAAGGTCAAGTTCCGCAAGCAGCACCACCCGGGTCGCTCGGGTCAGGCCACCGGCGGCACGAAGGTCTCCTTCGGCGAGTACGGTATCCAGGCCCTCACGCCCGCTTACGTGACGAACCGTCAGATCGAGTCCGCTCGTATCGCGATGACCCGTCACATCAAGCGTGGTGGAAAGGTGTGGATCAACATCTACCCCGACCGTCCGCTCACGAAGAAGCCTGCCGAAACCCGCATGGGTTCCGGTAAGGGTTCCCCCGAGTGGTGGGTCGCCAACGTCAAGCCGGGCCGTGTCCTCTTCGAGGTCGCGGGTGTCGACGAGGAGCTCGCACGCGAAGCTCTGACCCGTGCAATTCACAAGCTGCCGCTCAAGGCACGCATCATCAAGCGCGAGGAGGGCGACGCGTAA
- the rpsC gene encoding 30S ribosomal protein S3: MGQKVNPYGFRLGITTDHVSRWFSDSTKPGQRYADYVAEDIKIRNLLKTQLDRAGVSNIEIERTRDRVRVDIHTARPGIVIGRRGAEAERIRGDLEKLSGKQIQLNILEVKNPEADAQLVAQGIAEQLSARVAFRRAMRKGLQGAQRAGAKGIRIQVSGRLGGAEMSRSEFYREGRVPLHTLRANIDYGFYEAKTTFGRIGVKVWIYKGDLTAKELAREQANAPKARRDDRGGDRRRAPRNEAPVAEGASA; encoded by the coding sequence ATGGGACAGAAGGTAAACCCGTACGGCTTCCGTCTCGGCATCACGACGGACCACGTCTCGCGTTGGTTCTCTGACTCGACGAAGCCGGGTCAGCGCTACGCCGACTACGTCGCCGAGGACATCAAGATCCGTAACCTGCTCAAGACGCAGCTCGACCGCGCCGGTGTCTCGAACATCGAGATCGAGCGCACCCGTGACCGCGTCCGCGTCGACATCCACACCGCCCGTCCGGGCATCGTGATCGGTCGTCGTGGGGCCGAGGCCGAGCGCATCCGCGGCGACCTCGAGAAGCTCTCGGGCAAGCAGATCCAGCTGAACATCCTCGAGGTCAAGAACCCCGAGGCCGACGCTCAGCTGGTCGCACAGGGCATCGCCGAGCAGCTCTCTGCTCGTGTGGCGTTCCGTCGTGCGATGCGCAAGGGTCTGCAGGGCGCGCAGCGCGCCGGCGCCAAGGGCATCCGCATCCAGGTCTCCGGCCGCCTCGGCGGCGCCGAGATGAGCCGTTCGGAGTTCTACCGCGAGGGTCGTGTGCCGCTGCACACGCTGCGCGCGAACATCGACTACGGCTTCTACGAGGCGAAGACCACCTTCGGCCGCATCGGCGTGAAGGTCTGGATCTACAAGGGCGACCTGACCGCGAAGGAGCTCGCTCGCGAGCAGGCCAACGCACCCAAGGCTCGTCGTGACGACCGTGGTGGCGACCGCCGCCGTGCCCCGCGCAACGAGGCACCTGTCGCAGAAGGAGCGTCGGCATAA
- the rplB gene encoding 50S ribosomal protein L2, protein MAIRKYKPTTPGRRGSSVADFAEITRSTPEKSLLRPLSKTGGRNNQGRITTRHIGGGHKRQYRVIDFRRNDKDGVNAKVAHIEYDPNRTARIALLHYFDGEKRYILAPAKLKQGDIVESGAGADIKPGNNLPLKNIPTGTVIHAIELRPGGGAKMARSAGASVRLVAKDGPYAQLRLPSGEIRNVDARCRATIGEVGNAEQSNINWGKAGRMRWKGVRPTVRGVAMNPVDHPHGGGEGKTSGGRHPVSPWGQAEGRTRHANKESDKYIVRRRNAGKKRK, encoded by the coding sequence ATGGCTATTCGCAAGTACAAGCCCACGACCCCGGGCCGTCGCGGCTCGTCGGTGGCTGACTTCGCCGAGATCACTCGATCGACGCCGGAGAAGTCGCTGCTGCGCCCGCTCTCGAAGACCGGTGGTCGCAACAACCAGGGCCGCATCACGACCCGTCACATCGGTGGTGGCCACAAGCGCCAGTACCGTGTCATCGACTTCCGTCGTAACGACAAGGACGGCGTCAACGCCAAGGTCGCTCACATCGAGTACGACCCCAACCGCACCGCGCGCATCGCGCTGCTGCACTACTTCGACGGTGAGAAGCGCTACATCCTCGCTCCGGCGAAGCTGAAGCAGGGCGACATCGTCGAGTCGGGTGCCGGGGCTGACATCAAGCCGGGCAACAACCTCCCGCTGAAGAACATCCCCACGGGTACCGTCATCCACGCGATCGAGCTCCGCCCCGGCGGCGGCGCGAAGATGGCACGTTCGGCCGGTGCATCCGTCCGTCTCGTCGCCAAGGACGGCCCCTACGCCCAGCTGCGTCTGCCCTCGGGCGAGATCCGCAACGTCGATGCGCGCTGCCGCGCGACCATCGGCGAGGTCGGCAACGCCGAGCAGTCGAACATCAACTGGGGTAAGGCCGGCCGCATGCGCTGGAAGGGCGTCCGCCCGACCGTGCGTGGTGTCGCGATGAACCCGGTCGACCACCCGCACGGTGGTGGTGAGGGTAAGACCTCCGGTGGTCGTCACCCCGTCTCCCCGTGGGGCCAGGCTGAGGGTCGTACCCGTCACGCCAACAAGGAAAGCGACAAGTACATCGTGCGTCGTCGTAACGCCGGCAAGAAGCGTAAGTAG
- a CDS encoding PadR family transcriptional regulator, which translates to MTADVGAQMRRGVVEYCVLGLLAREPMYGWQLADALTGAGLIASIGTLYPLLGRLKDNGWVTTFDQPSGSGPVRKYYRLTASGTDQLERFRAQWTPFARVVTGIVGEGRP; encoded by the coding sequence ATGACAGCGGACGTCGGCGCCCAGATGCGCAGGGGCGTGGTCGAGTACTGCGTGCTCGGTCTGCTCGCGCGTGAGCCGATGTACGGCTGGCAGCTGGCCGACGCACTCACCGGCGCGGGATTGATCGCCAGTATCGGGACGCTGTACCCGCTGCTCGGGCGGCTGAAGGACAACGGCTGGGTCACCACCTTCGACCAGCCCTCCGGAAGCGGTCCGGTGCGCAAGTACTACCGGCTCACCGCCAGCGGGACCGATCAGCTCGAGCGGTTCCGTGCGCAGTGGACACCATTCGCCCGTGTCGTCACGGGCATCGTCGGAGAGGGACGACCATGA
- the fusA gene encoding elongation factor G gives MAQDVLTDLSKVRNIGIMAHIDAGKTTTTERILFYTGVNHKLGETHDGASTTDWMEQEKERGITITSAAVTCYWNKNQINIIDTPGHVDFTVEVERSLRVLDGAVAVFDGKEGVEPQSETVWRQADKYNVPRICFVNKMDKLGADFYFTVDTIINRLGAKPLVIQLPIGAESDFIGVVDLIEMRALVWAGDAKGDVTMGASYEIQEIPEDLKEKAAEYRQQLLETVAETDDALLEKFFGGEELTVAEIKGAIRKLTVASEIYPVLCGSAFKNRGVQPMLDAVVDYLPNPLDVGSIEAHDPKDYDTIIERHPDANDPFAALAFKVAVHPFFGRLTYVRVYSGHLDSGSAVVNSTKNKKERIGKIFQMHANKEIPVPSVTAGNIYAVIGLKDTTTGDTLTDPTAPVVLESMTFPEPVIEVAIEPKTKADQEKLGVAIQKLAEEDPTFRTELNPETGQTTIKGMGELHLDILVDRMKREFNVEANVGKPQVAYRETIRKTVEKHDYTHKKQTGGSGQFAKIQFTIEPLDLDSEKTYEFVNAVTGGRIPREYIGSIDAGFQDAMNVGVLAGYPMVGVKATIVDGAAHDVDSSEMAFKIAGSMGFKEAARRANPVLLEPLMAVEVRTPEEYMGDVIGDLNSRRGQIQSMEDAAGVKVVRAQVPLSEMFGYIGDLRSKTSGRAVYSMEFHSYAEVPRAVADEIVQKTKGE, from the coding sequence GTGGCACAAGACGTGCTCACGGACCTGAGCAAGGTCCGCAACATCGGCATCATGGCGCACATCGATGCCGGCAAGACCACGACGACCGAGCGCATCCTGTTCTACACGGGCGTCAACCACAAGCTCGGTGAGACGCACGATGGCGCTTCGACCACCGACTGGATGGAGCAGGAGAAGGAGCGCGGCATCACGATCACGTCTGCCGCCGTGACCTGCTACTGGAACAAGAACCAGATCAACATCATCGACACCCCCGGCCACGTGGACTTCACGGTCGAGGTGGAGCGCTCGCTCCGCGTGCTCGACGGTGCGGTCGCCGTGTTCGACGGCAAGGAGGGCGTCGAGCCCCAGTCCGAGACCGTCTGGCGTCAGGCCGACAAGTACAACGTCCCGCGCATCTGCTTCGTCAACAAGATGGACAAGCTCGGCGCCGACTTCTACTTCACTGTCGACACCATCATCAACCGCCTCGGCGCCAAGCCGCTCGTGATCCAGCTGCCCATCGGCGCGGAGAGCGACTTCATCGGCGTCGTCGACCTGATCGAGATGCGTGCACTGGTCTGGGCCGGAGACGCCAAGGGTGATGTCACCATGGGCGCCTCCTACGAGATCCAGGAGATCCCGGAGGACCTCAAGGAGAAGGCAGCGGAGTACCGCCAGCAGCTCCTCGAGACCGTCGCCGAGACCGACGACGCGCTGCTCGAGAAGTTCTTCGGTGGCGAGGAGCTCACGGTCGCCGAGATCAAGGGTGCGATCCGCAAGCTGACCGTCGCCAGCGAGATCTACCCGGTGCTCTGCGGTTCCGCGTTCAAGAACCGTGGCGTCCAGCCGATGCTCGACGCGGTCGTCGACTACCTCCCGAACCCGCTCGACGTGGGCTCGATCGAGGCGCACGACCCGAAGGACTACGACACGATCATCGAGCGTCACCCCGACGCCAATGACCCGTTCGCCGCCCTCGCGTTCAAGGTCGCCGTGCACCCGTTCTTCGGTCGCCTCACCTACGTGCGCGTCTACTCGGGTCACCTGGACTCCGGTTCTGCGGTCGTCAACTCGACCAAGAACAAGAAGGAGCGCATCGGGAAGATCTTCCAGATGCACGCCAACAAGGAGATCCCGGTTCCCTCGGTCACCGCCGGAAACATCTACGCGGTCATCGGCCTCAAGGACACCACCACGGGTGACACCCTCACCGACCCGACGGCTCCGGTCGTCCTCGAGTCGATGACGTTCCCCGAGCCCGTCATCGAGGTCGCGATCGAGCCGAAGACCAAGGCCGACCAGGAGAAGCTGGGTGTCGCCATCCAGAAGCTCGCTGAAGAGGACCCGACCTTCCGCACGGAGCTCAACCCCGAGACCGGTCAGACGACCATCAAGGGCATGGGCGAGCTGCACCTCGACATCCTCGTGGACCGCATGAAGCGCGAGTTCAACGTCGAGGCCAACGTCGGCAAGCCGCAGGTGGCGTACCGCGAGACGATCCGCAAGACCGTCGAGAAGCACGACTACACGCACAAGAAGCAGACCGGTGGTTCTGGACAGTTCGCAAAGATCCAGTTCACCATCGAGCCGCTCGACCTCGACTCCGAGAAGACCTACGAGTTCGTGAACGCCGTCACCGGTGGTCGCATCCCTCGTGAGTACATCGGCTCGATCGACGCCGGTTTCCAGGACGCGATGAACGTCGGGGTGCTCGCGGGCTACCCGATGGTCGGCGTCAAGGCGACCATCGTCGATGGTGCAGCGCACGACGTCGACTCCTCGGAGATGGCGTTCAAGATCGCGGGCTCCATGGGCTTCAAGGAGGCCGCTCGTCGTGCCAACCCCGTGCTGCTCGAGCCGCTGATGGCCGTCGAGGTCCGTACTCCCGAGGAGTACATGGGCGACGTCATCGGCGACCTGAACTCGCGTCGTGGCCAGATCCAGTCGATGGAAGACGCCGCAGGCGTCAAGGTCGTCCGCGCTCAGGTCCCGCTGTCCGAGATGTTCGGCTACATCGGCGACCTGCGCTCGAAGACCTCGGGCCGCGCCGTCTACTCGATGGAGTTCCACAGCTACGCTGAGGTTCCCCGCGCAGTGGCCGACGAGATCGTCCAGAAGACCAAGGGCGAGTAA
- the rplV gene encoding 50S ribosomal protein L22, with translation MVESIARVRHIRVTPQKARRVVALIKGKQAQEALAILKFAQQSASEPIYKLVASAMANAQVKADRDGEFLDEQDLYVANAYVDEGTTLKRFQPRAQGRAFQIKKRTSHITVVLSTPEAAPAATGDSNKKASK, from the coding sequence ATGGTCGAATCGATCGCACGCGTGCGACACATCCGCGTGACCCCTCAGAAGGCTCGTCGTGTCGTCGCGCTCATCAAGGGCAAGCAGGCACAGGAAGCTCTCGCGATCCTCAAGTTCGCACAGCAGAGCGCCAGCGAACCGATCTACAAGCTTGTCGCGTCGGCCATGGCCAACGCGCAGGTGAAGGCGGATCGCGACGGCGAGTTCCTCGACGAGCAGGACCTGTACGTGGCCAACGCGTACGTCGACGAGGGCACCACGCTCAAGCGTTTCCAGCCCCGTGCTCAGGGTCGCGCTTTCCAGATCAAGAAGCGCACGAGCCACATCACGGTCGTGCTCTCGACGCCTGAGGCAGCTCCGGCCGCCACGGGCGACAGCAACAAGAAGGCGAGCAAGTAA
- the rplW gene encoding 50S ribosomal protein L23 produces MSEQASVLQTALNKDPRDIILKPVVSEKSYGLIDEGKYTFLVDPRASKTEIKLAIEKIFGVKVAGVNTLNRVGKARRTRFGTGKRKDTKRAIVTLKSGTIDIFTAIG; encoded by the coding sequence ATGAGCGAGCAGGCATCTGTTCTCCAGACGGCCCTGAACAAGGACCCGCGCGACATCATCCTGAAGCCGGTCGTGTCCGAGAAGAGCTACGGTCTCATCGATGAAGGCAAGTACACCTTCCTCGTCGACCCGCGCGCTTCGAAGACCGAGATCAAGCTCGCCATCGAGAAGATCTTCGGCGTCAAGGTCGCAGGGGTCAACACCCTCAACCGCGTCGGCAAGGCACGCCGCACCCGCTTCGGCACCGGCAAGCGCAAGGACACCAAGCGCGCCATCGTCACCCTGAAGTCGGGCACCATCGACATCTTCACGGCAATCGGCTGA